CCGCCATCGCCGCCGGCCGCGATGTGATCAACCTGGGCGTCGGCGATCCGGACAAGCCAACTCCCGAACCGATCGTCCGCAGCCTCCAGCAACACGTCGAGAATCCGAGCTTTCACCAGTACGCGCTCGATCAAGGGTCTCCCGAACTGCGACGCTCGATCGCCTCGTTCTTCTCCCGCCGCTACGGTGTCAATCTCGACCCCGAAACCGAGATCCTGCCGACAATCGGCTCGAAGGAAGCTCTGGCCCACTTCCCCCTTGCGGTGATTAACCCTGGGGATGTAGGGCTAGTTCCTGACCCTCGCTACCCCGTGTACCGCTCCGCCGTCCAATTCGCCGGCGGTGAGCCGTTCATCATGCCGCTGGAGCCGGGCCTCGGCTTCCGCCCCGACCTCGACGCCGTGCCGGCCGACGTCTGGAAGCGAGCCCGGCTGATGTTCCTCAACTACCCGAACAACCCAACCGCCGGATCGGCCGATCTCCCCTTCTTCGAGAAGGTCGTCGCCCTCGCCCGCGAGCACGGGTTCGTCGTCGCCCAGGACGCTGCCTACTCCGAGGTCTACTTCGACGAACCCCCGCCGAGCATCCTTCAGGTTCCCGGCGCGAAAGAAGTGGCCGTCGAGTTCCACAGCCTCTCGAAAACCTTCAACATGACAGGCTGGCGAGTCGGATTCGCCGTCGGCGGTGCCCCGCTCGTCTCGGCCCTCGGACAGGTGAAAGCCAATAGCGACTCGGGCATCTTCACCGCCGTGCAGATGGCCGCCGTCACGGCGCTCGACCATTACGAAACGATCACGCCGCCGATCCGAGCCCTCTACAAGGAGCGGCGGGACGTGCTGGTCTCCGGCCTGAAAAACCTCGGCTGGAACGTGCCGACCCCGGCCGCGACCTTCTACGTCTGGATCCCCTGCCCCGCCGGGTACGACTCGACGAGCACCTGCTCCAAGTTGCTCGAACAAGCCGATCTCGTCACCACTCCGGGTCTGGGCTTCGGTGATGCCGGCAACGGCTTCTTCCGGATGGCGCTGACCGTCGACTCGCCTCGTCTCGAAGAAGCGGTCGCTCGCATCAGCAAACTTTCCTTCTGAACCGGGTCGGGGCGATCACGATGGGCACCACCCTGGCCTCGATCGCCCTCGGCAGCAACCTCGGCCATCGATCGGAGATCCTCGACCAAGCAATCGCCGAACTTGCTCAATCTCGTGAGGTCGTGATTCGGGGGGTCAGCCGGTATCTCGAGACACCCCCCGTCGGCGGCCCCGGCGGCCAGGGGGCCTTCCTTAACGCCGCCGCGGCGCTGGAAACCACGCTCGACCCGTTCGCCCTCCACCGTCTCTTGATCGAGGTCGAGCACCACGCGGGGAGGGTTCGCGAGGTCCGGTGGGATGCCCGCACTCTCGACCTGGATCTGATCCTCTTTGGTGATCAGATCATTGAAACTCCTGAACTGATCGTTCCGCATCCGCGGTTCGCCGTTCGACGATTCGTGCTCTCACCCCTGGCCGAGGTTGGAGCAGAGGCGGTCGATCCCGTCACCCGCCGATCGGTTCGTGAGTTGCTCGCCAATTTGGATCGACGGCCGAGTTACGTGGCAATCGATCGAATCTCTGCCCCTGGGCTGGGCCTTGACGTCGCGCTGAACCTGCTCGACCAGCTTCCGGGCGCCGAATTCATTCCGGAGTTCAGCCTTCATCCCAACCACCAGGCAGATAGCTCACCGATTCAGCTTCTTGATGGAATTGCTGAGTCGACCAATGCGTTGATCGCCGCAGCCGATCAAATGAAGCGTTCGTCGCGTGACTCCTGGCTCGTCTCATCGTTTGATCTCGAAAGGGAGGTCAGCGCGCTCCGGAAATGGCTTCAATCAGAACTCGCTGCCAGAATCGGGTTCGAGGATGGTCCGAATGGCGGGTTCGTCGATCGCCTGGATTCGGTCCTCAGGATGGTCCGTGACGCTCCCACTCCGACGTTTGTGGTCTCGATCAATGATGACCGTTCCGTAGCGGATCTGGCCAGGAACGGTCGGCCACTCCCCCTGCTACGCCCCGAGGTTGGACGCCCGGAGGAAATCGCCTCTGAGATCCGGGCCGCTTGTGAGGCATCTCGGGCCGGATTCGGCGCGTAAGGCCCGACGCACCTTGCCCGAACTCGGACAGGGCCTTTACAATTCGATCACACTCGATTGCTTTGGTTCGGGCTTTCCGGACGCTCGATGAGAAGGACGCTTCGATGGCGAAGAAGGGCGGCGGCAAGACAAAAGACGCCAAGGCAGACGGCATCCAGGTCGTCGCCCGGAACCGTCGCGCCCGGTATGAGTTCGACCTCCTGGAAAAGGTTGAGGCGGGGATTGTCTTGAAAGGAACGGAAGTCAAAAGCCTCCGCAACGGCAAGGCAAGCCTGGAGGAATCCTACGCCGCGCTCGATCGGGGCGAGGCATGGCTCTACGGCGTTGACATCCCCGAATACGTCGAAGCCAACCGCATGAACCATGTCCCCAAGCGTCCCCGGAAGCTTCTCCTTCACCGTCGGGAAATCGACCGCCTGAAGGCCAAGGCCAGCGAAAAAGGGCTGACCATCGTCCCGTTGCAACTCTATTTCAAGAACGGCATCGCCAAGGTTGAGATCGCCATTGCCCGCGGGCGCAAGCTGCACGACAAGCGCGAGGCGATCAAATCTCGGGAAACCAAGCGAGACATCAATCGCGCCCTTCGTGAGCGATCCTGAGCGGTTCGAGGCCGGACGGATGAAAAAGTCGCCGCCCCCTCTCGACAACCTCGATCGCTCGGCATTCGATTCCCCTCGATCGGGGCCCTGGGACGGCTACCTGGTCGGCCCGGAAAACGAACTGGCTCAGGCCGCGGTTCGGGAACTTGCGCGAGGGGTGAACGACGCTTCGCCCTTGGTACTCATCGGCCCCTCGGGATCGGGAAAAACCCGATTGCTTGAGGAGTTGATTGCCGATCGCATCGCTCGAAGGCCTGAGGCCTCCGTCTCCCTCATCACGGCCGAGGGCTTTGCCGATGCGTGCCATTGGGCTGCGGATCGAGAGACTCCGGCAGACTGGGCCGAATTACGTCGGACCTTTCGGGATGTCGATTTGCTCGCGATCGACGATCTGCACGGAATGGCTCGTTCTCCGCTCGCACTGGCGGAACTCGAACCGACCCTCGATGCGCTCGATGCCGCCGGGGCCTCGGTTGCGGTCTCCGTTCGGAACGATCCGGGACGCTGGGCCGGATGGCCTCGCCGCCTGGCCGATCGGCTCCGAGTGGGCCTCATCGTGCGGCTGGAACTTCCCGGACCCGCGACCCGACGCCGCTATCTGCTCGATCGGGCACGCCAGCTCGGACTGACCGGAACCGCCGAGGCCCTCGATGCGCTGGCCGAGGCTGCAGAGGGTTACCGGCTGATCGACGGCTGGCTTGCCCGCATTTCACTGATGGCTCGCGTGGAACGTCGTCCCATCGATCTGGAACTCGTTCATGCCTTGATCCATGACGACCGTTCGGCGACCTCGGCCGTCTCGATCGCCCAGATCATTCCGGTCGTCGCCCGGTCCTTCGGGCTTCGACCGCGAGACCTTCGATCAGCCAGCCGACGAGCCACTCTGGTCGAGGCAAGGCACCTGGCGATTCTGCTTTCCCGAGAACTGACCGGGTCCAGTTATGCCGAGATCGGCAAGGCCTTTGGCGGTCGTGATCCCAAAACGATCCGCCATGCCTGCCTCGCCACCACGCAACGACTCTCGAACGATCCTGCACTCGCAAGTGTTGCCGAAGCAATCCGCAGTCAGTGGCGCTCTGAAGTCCCAGGTCCCAGTTCGACCTAACTGGCCCGCAACTCGACTCGACGCTGCAGGAGCTTAGAAACACCCGCGTCATCGGTATCGAATTCGCAGACCTGGAAGCCTGCATCGATTGCAACGGCGACCACCTTCAAGCGATGGTGGCCTCTCCGTCGCGACCCATTCATGAGCCTGCCAAGGAGCGACACCATGATTACGACTCGACGCACCGTTTCTCTTGCCCTCCGGACCACCGCGATCGCCACGGCGCTCGTCCTTTTCAGTTCCGACCCTGCGTCCGCCTGCCACAAACGCAAGGCCAAAACGCGTACAACCACCACCATGGCCTACGGTTGTGCGACTGCTCCCGTCACCTATGGGACCTCCCACGGTGGGTACTACTCCGTTCCGATGCCCAGCCACCAGGGAGCCTACGGGGTGGCACCCAGCCCTTACTCGGCCATGCCCGCTCCGACCGGATACGGAATGGGTCAAGGAATGATGGGCCAGTTCATCAACGCTCCCGCACGCGTGATGCGCGGCCTGGGCCAGGCGATGCCCAGCGGCTATAGTCGTGGCGGCATGGGCTACGGAGCGCCGGGAGCATACGGGAGCGGCATGAGCTACGGAGCACCGGTTGGGTACGGTCCGGCTCAAATGGGCACGTACGGACCTGGCATGGGTGGTGGTTATCGGGGAGGAATCGGGTATTGAGGCCACTGTCCTGAGAACTTGCCCCCGATTATTCGAGAAGCCCCTTCGAACGACCCGGCACCCTCCGAACGAGGTGCCGGGTCGTTGTCGTTTCGGTTGGTTGTCAGCCAGCGAACTCAGTGACCTCGATCACCAACGACAAAACGATCGGTTCCCCAATCGTAAGCGTGGGGAACCGATCGCCAGGTTGAGCGTCGACAACGGTTTGCGAGATCGGCTCAGCCCGTCTGCTCGGGCTTGAGAATGACCACGGCCAGCGGAGGCAGGGTCAGGTTCAGGAAGAACGGGCGGCCGGCGTGGTGTTCATTGATGGCTTCGAGATACCCGCTATTGCCGGCGTTCGAACCCCCGTAGAGGGACGAATCCGAGTTAAAGACCTCGCGATAGCCACCACCGCGCGGAACGCCAATCCGGTAGTTCTCCCGCAGACAAGGGGTGAAGTTGCACACAACAACCAGTTCGTCGCTGGGCTGTTTCCCTTTCCGAAGGAAGGCCAGAACGCTGTTTTCCCAGTCGTGCAATTCCAGCCAGTCAAACCCTTGCCAATCAAAGTCAATTTCGTGCAGGGCTCCCTCGGACTGATAAATGCGGTTCAGGTCAGCGACCATCCGCTGGAGTCCTTGATGGTCGGCCCACTGGAGCAGGTGCCAGTCGAGACTTTCCGACTCGTTCCACTCGCGCCACTGGCCAAACTCTCCTCCCATAAAGAGGAGTTTCTTGCCAGGATGCGTCCACTGATAGGAGAGCAAGAGCCGGAGGTTGGCCACCTTTTGCCACAGATCACCGGGCATCTTGTCGAGCAACGATCGCTTCCCGTGCACAACCTCGTCGTGCGAAAGCGGAAGCATAAAATTCTCGCTGAACGCATATACGAGACTAAACGTCAGCACGCCATGTTCGTACTTGCGATAGACGGGGTCTTTGGAAATATATCGAAGCGTGTCATTCATCCAGCCCATGTTCCACTTGAGGCTGAACCCGAGTCCGCCGACGTACGTCGGACGGGAGACTCCCGGAAACGCGGTCGACTCCTCGGCGATGGTCAGAACCCCGGGAAACTGAGCGTGGGCCGCCTCGTTGAACTTCTTGAGGAAATCGATCGCTTCGAGGTTCTCGTTGCCACCGAACGCGTTGGGAACCCACTCGCCGGGGTTTCGGCTGTAGTCGAGATAGAGCATCGACGCGACCGCATCGACTCGAAGGCCGTCGATGTGATACTTATCCAGCCAGAAGAGGGCATTTGCGAGCAGGTAATTCCGGACCTCGGAGCGTCCGAAATTGTAGATCTTCGTCCCCCAGTCGCGGTGCTCCCCCAGCCTCGGATCTTCGTGCTCGTACAGGTGCGTGCCGTCGAAATAGCCCAGGCCGTGCAGGTCTCTGGGGAAGTGGGCTGGCACCCAATCGATGATCACGCCAATCCCGTGGCGGTGCATCGTGTCAACGAACAGGGCAAAGTCATCGGGAGAGCCGAACCGGGAGGTGGGCGCGTACAGTCCGACCGGTTGATAGCCCCAGGACCCGTCAAACGGGTGTTCGTTGATCGGCAGTAGCTCGACGTGCGTGAACCCCATCTCGGTGACGTATTGAGCGAGTTGCTCCGCTAACTCCTTATATGAGAGATACTCGCCGTTCTGTTCAGCCCGGCGCTTCCACGAGCCGAGGTGAACCTCGTAGACCGAGATGGGCGCATCGAGCCCTTGCTTCTGGGTCCTCTGCCCCATCCACTCGGCGTCGTTCCAGCGGAAGTGGTCGACATCCCAGACTATCGAGGCGGTCTGGGGTCGGCGTTCGGCATAAAAACCGTAGGGGTCAGCCTTTGCAACAAGGTAATTGTTGTATCGGCTCTTGATCTCGTACTTGTAGACCTCTCCGGGCTGGAGGTCCGGGATAAACATTTCCCAGAGCCCCGTCGGTCCGAGGTTGCGCATCGGGTGGCGACGGCCGTCCCAGTGGTTGAAGTTTCCGACCACACTGACTCGCTGGGCATTGGGAGCCCAGACGGCAAAGTGAACCCCTCGGATGCCATCGATTTCTCGAACGTGCGCTCCGAGCTTCTCGTAGGAACGCAAATGGTTCCCTTCACCGAGCAGATAAATATCGAAATCTGAGAGCACCTGCCCGAAACGATACGGGTCGACCAGTTGCCAGCGATGCCCCTCGCCGTTTTCGATCGCCAGCCGATATGGGATTACCGAGGATCGATCCGGAATGACCAGCTCGAAGAGCCCTTCCGGGTGCAACCGATTCATGGCAATCGGAGTGCCGGGTTCTCCTCCGGTCAAATCGACTACCCAGGCGCGGGCCGCATCGGGAAGCAAGGCTCGAATGGCCAGATGGGTCCGCCCATTGACGTCGATGACATGAGGGCCAAGCACTCCGAAGGGATCCCAGTGCCTGGCATCAATCAGTTGCTCAATATCGGACGTGTGCAAGGTCGGTGTCGAAACGGAGGGAGAGTTCGGATGGGTCGTCGTGCTCATGATTTCTTCAAGGTTTAGTAGGGTCCGTAACGATCCGTCGTCCTCGGAGTTTGGCCAGGCTAGCTCGTCAGTAGGCTAGTCATCCCGACGGAGGGCTGCAACCTCAATGCCAAGAACCGTCTCGGACGGACGATTGATCGTAAGTGGCCGCTATGCCATGATGGGAATGATCGCTCCGGACGGGAGACTCTGGCCCTGAGGGTGCCGATTCGGTTCGTTGCTCCGGATTCTCGACACCGCGCATCAAGCCGGTGACGCAGTGGTTTCAGGAAGTCCAGAACGACGGGTTCCAGCAGTTCTCCCGATGGCTTGGGTTTGAAGACCGGCTCGCGGACGCAATGGAATGAGCGACGTACTGATCGTCGACGACAGCCCGACGGACCGAGCGTATTTCCGGACCCTTCTGCGGCGGGCCGACTTTCGCGTCTATGAAGTCGAAACGGGCAGTCAGGCCCTCGCCGCGGCACAAACGATCCGGCCCCATGCGGTGATCCTCGACATCAACCTGCCGGATATTGACGGGCATCGCGTCTGCCGGGCACTCCGGGCCGACCCGATGATCAGCGGCATCCCGGTCTTGATGCTCACAGTTCGAGATCACGAGGCTGATGTCCTTGCCGGACTTGAAGCAGGGGCTGACGACTACGTCGCCAAGGATGCCGCTCCTGAGGTGATTCTGGCCCGGGTGCGCCGCCTCTGCCGTTACCGGCAGATGGCCAATACCTCCCTGCTCAACGAGCAAATGGCCCAGATCGGGCGGCTTCTGGCTGGAATCGTACATGAGATTCGGGGGCCGCTTGGCGTGATTCGAGGCAACGCCGAACTCATGCGGATGCAATTGCAGGCAGACGACCCGGCCATTCGATTCGCCGACCCGATCATCCGAAGCGTTCAGCTCCTGCAAGTTCGTCTCGAACATCTGATGGCGACCGTTCGGGGCGGTCCTCCCGTGCTGCGCCCCCTGGAACTCGAACCCTTGCTCCGCGAGGCGATCGACTATTTTCGCAAAGGCTCCGACCCGAAACAGGGACATGTCGAACTCCTTGTGGAACCGGCGCCGGAGGGCATGCCGACCGTTCGAGCCGACGCCGGCCGCCTGCTTCAGGTCTTGCTCAATTTGATGACCAACGCTCGGGAAGCGATTCTCTCGAACGCCTCGGAAGGCACGATCCGACTTCGCCTCGTTCCACGATCCGAGGCCGATCGTCCGGGAATTTGTATCGAGGTCCTCGACAGTGGGCCGGGAATTCCCGAAGACGTGATGCCCCGCATCTTCGAGCCCTTCTTTACGACCAAGGACACCGGCACCGGTTATGGGCTTTACCTCTCCGCCGAGATTCTTCGGGAGCACGGCGGACGGCTCTCCGTCGAGAACTCCCCCGAAGGAGGTGCCTGTTTCTTGCTCTGGCTGCCCGATTCGACCGCAGGAGCCACGTCGCCCCCTGCACAGAACCGCTCGGCGGAATTGTCCTAGCTGAAGCGAAATCCGATGCCCTCAGAGGGTTGTTCGCGAGGCCGATCCCTCCGAAATTCGAATTCAAGGGCTCGTGTTCTTCGGGCCGATCCATCCGAGTTCCTGACCGTTCGAGGCGATCGCATGACCTGGACCGGAAACGGTCGGAACCTTGCCACCAGACGCCTGCGCGTGGTGGCGGCGATGGCGTTGGGAATCAGTTTGATCCTCCTTCTCGCACTCGCCGGAACAGTCTGGGGGGCTCCGCCGTTTGTCGTGGGAGTGCTGACCGGGGCCGCGCTGGTTCTGCCCATCGGCCTGGGTTGGGGGCTGTTCGTCGAGCGAAGCCGCTGGCTTCACCCAGTGCTCATGCTGAATGAGCGCCTGACCGCTCAGATCGAGGGAATCGAACACGGCCGAACCACCTCCTCAGCAACGATCGGGGTCCACGTTCCTCCTGCGCTGTTCGAACTCCACCGAACCATCGGCCAATTCGATGGGTCAACTCCGCGGATGCGACGCACGCCAGCGACGGCTCCCTCCAGTCCTGCTCGCGAAGCGCTCACGCGGAGTGGGCTGTTCGATCCTCCTTCGGAAGTCGATGGCCTCGAGGGTTCGTCGGCGACCTTCGAAACCCGAGACATGGTCGGACGCCTGGAGCCGGAATCACTCCGATGGACCGAGGTGAGCCCCAGGTTACAAACCTTCCTGGGAGCCGGCTTGGATCGGCTCCGGCGACTCTCGATTCTCGATCTGCTTCACCCAGACGACCGAGTTCCCGCGGCCCAAGCCCTCAGAAACGCCTCCGGCAAGGGTGAAGCTCTCGGCCTGATTTACCGGCTCTCCACTCTGGGCGGGAATCGCCGGGTGGTCGAACTGAATGTCTCGACCCGATACGATGCCGAAGGGTCGGTGGTTTACCTCCGATGCCATGTCACTGACATTACCCATCGGATTCGAGCCCGTCGCAAAGAACGCAAGCGTACCGAGGAACTTCAGCAGCTGAATCGGACCCTTCAACTGACTAATCAAGCCCTGGCCGACCTGAAAGACCGCTACAGCGACCTCTATCAAAATGCTCCGGCTATGTATTTCAGCCTGAACCGCGAAGGCCACATTCTGGTCTGCAATGAGACGCTCCTGAAAACGCTCGGTTACTCGCGCCGTGAACTCCTGAATCGACCTTACGTCGATCTGCTTCCCGAGGAGCTTCGGCCTTCGTTTCGAAGCCGTTTTGCCCAGTTTCTCACGTCCGGTCGAATTGAGGTTGAGAGCCAATGGCGGACTCGGGATGGTCGCCTGATCGACGTCTTCGTCACCGCCGTGGCCGTGCGGGACTC
The Tautonia marina DNA segment above includes these coding regions:
- a CDS encoding ATP-binding response regulator, coding for MSDVLIVDDSPTDRAYFRTLLRRADFRVYEVETGSQALAAAQTIRPHAVILDINLPDIDGHRVCRALRADPMISGIPVLMLTVRDHEADVLAGLEAGADDYVAKDAAPEVILARVRRLCRYRQMANTSLLNEQMAQIGRLLAGIVHEIRGPLGVIRGNAELMRMQLQADDPAIRFADPIIRSVQLLQVRLEHLMATVRGGPPVLRPLELEPLLREAIDYFRKGSDPKQGHVELLVEPAPEGMPTVRADAGRLLQVLLNLMTNAREAILSNASEGTIRLRLVPRSEADRPGICIEVLDSGPGIPEDVMPRIFEPFFTTKDTGTGYGLYLSAEILREHGGRLSVENSPEGGACFLLWLPDSTAGATSPPAQNRSAELS
- the glgB gene encoding 1,4-alpha-glucan branching protein GlgB — encoded protein: MSTTTHPNSPSVSTPTLHTSDIEQLIDARHWDPFGVLGPHVIDVNGRTHLAIRALLPDAARAWVVDLTGGEPGTPIAMNRLHPEGLFELVIPDRSSVIPYRLAIENGEGHRWQLVDPYRFGQVLSDFDIYLLGEGNHLRSYEKLGAHVREIDGIRGVHFAVWAPNAQRVSVVGNFNHWDGRRHPMRNLGPTGLWEMFIPDLQPGEVYKYEIKSRYNNYLVAKADPYGFYAERRPQTASIVWDVDHFRWNDAEWMGQRTQKQGLDAPISVYEVHLGSWKRRAEQNGEYLSYKELAEQLAQYVTEMGFTHVELLPINEHPFDGSWGYQPVGLYAPTSRFGSPDDFALFVDTMHRHGIGVIIDWVPAHFPRDLHGLGYFDGTHLYEHEDPRLGEHRDWGTKIYNFGRSEVRNYLLANALFWLDKYHIDGLRVDAVASMLYLDYSRNPGEWVPNAFGGNENLEAIDFLKKFNEAAHAQFPGVLTIAEESTAFPGVSRPTYVGGLGFSLKWNMGWMNDTLRYISKDPVYRKYEHGVLTFSLVYAFSENFMLPLSHDEVVHGKRSLLDKMPGDLWQKVANLRLLLSYQWTHPGKKLLFMGGEFGQWREWNESESLDWHLLQWADHQGLQRMVADLNRIYQSEGALHEIDFDWQGFDWLELHDWENSVLAFLRKGKQPSDELVVVCNFTPCLRENYRIGVPRGGGYREVFNSDSSLYGGSNAGNSGYLEAINEHHAGRPFFLNLTLPPLAVVILKPEQTG
- the folK gene encoding 2-amino-4-hydroxy-6-hydroxymethyldihydropteridine diphosphokinase, with amino-acid sequence MGTTLASIALGSNLGHRSEILDQAIAELAQSREVVIRGVSRYLETPPVGGPGGQGAFLNAAAALETTLDPFALHRLLIEVEHHAGRVREVRWDARTLDLDLILFGDQIIETPELIVPHPRFAVRRFVLSPLAEVGAEAVDPVTRRSVRELLANLDRRPSYVAIDRISAPGLGLDVALNLLDQLPGAEFIPEFSLHPNHQADSSPIQLLDGIAESTNALIAAADQMKRSSRDSWLVSSFDLEREVSALRKWLQSELAARIGFEDGPNGGFVDRLDSVLRMVRDAPTPTFVVSINDDRSVADLARNGRPLPLLRPEVGRPEEIASEIRAACEASRAGFGA
- a CDS encoding LL-diaminopimelate aminotransferase; translation: MPETFVKSERLRQLPPYLFAEIDKKKKAAIAAGRDVINLGVGDPDKPTPEPIVRSLQQHVENPSFHQYALDQGSPELRRSIASFFSRRYGVNLDPETEILPTIGSKEALAHFPLAVINPGDVGLVPDPRYPVYRSAVQFAGGEPFIMPLEPGLGFRPDLDAVPADVWKRARLMFLNYPNNPTAGSADLPFFEKVVALAREHGFVVAQDAAYSEVYFDEPPPSILQVPGAKEVAVEFHSLSKTFNMTGWRVGFAVGGAPLVSALGQVKANSDSGIFTAVQMAAVTALDHYETITPPIRALYKERRDVLVSGLKNLGWNVPTPAATFYVWIPCPAGYDSTSTCSKLLEQADLVTTPGLGFGDAGNGFFRMALTVDSPRLEEAVARISKLSF
- the smpB gene encoding SsrA-binding protein SmpB, whose product is MAKKGGGKTKDAKADGIQVVARNRRARYEFDLLEKVEAGIVLKGTEVKSLRNGKASLEESYAALDRGEAWLYGVDIPEYVEANRMNHVPKRPRKLLLHRREIDRLKAKASEKGLTIVPLQLYFKNGIAKVEIAIARGRKLHDKREAIKSRETKRDINRALRERS
- a CDS encoding DnaA/Hda family protein, translated to MKKSPPPLDNLDRSAFDSPRSGPWDGYLVGPENELAQAAVRELARGVNDASPLVLIGPSGSGKTRLLEELIADRIARRPEASVSLITAEGFADACHWAADRETPADWAELRRTFRDVDLLAIDDLHGMARSPLALAELEPTLDALDAAGASVAVSVRNDPGRWAGWPRRLADRLRVGLIVRLELPGPATRRRYLLDRARQLGLTGTAEALDALAEAAEGYRLIDGWLARISLMARVERRPIDLELVHALIHDDRSATSAVSIAQIIPVVARSFGLRPRDLRSASRRATLVEARHLAILLSRELTGSSYAEIGKAFGGRDPKTIRHACLATTQRLSNDPALASVAEAIRSQWRSEVPGPSST
- a CDS encoding sensor histidine kinase → MTWTGNGRNLATRRLRVVAAMALGISLILLLALAGTVWGAPPFVVGVLTGAALVLPIGLGWGLFVERSRWLHPVLMLNERLTAQIEGIEHGRTTSSATIGVHVPPALFELHRTIGQFDGSTPRMRRTPATAPSSPAREALTRSGLFDPPSEVDGLEGSSATFETRDMVGRLEPESLRWTEVSPRLQTFLGAGLDRLRRLSILDLLHPDDRVPAAQALRNASGKGEALGLIYRLSTLGGNRRVVELNVSTRYDAEGSVVYLRCHVTDITHRIRARRKERKRTEELQQLNRTLQLTNQALADLKDRYSDLYQNAPAMYFSLNREGHILVCNETLLKTLGYSRRELLNRPYVDLLPEELRPSFRSRFAQFLTSGRIEVESQWRTRDGRLIDVFVTAVAVRDSEGRLIHSRSVAQDITARKLLEAELRRNNERLARINDELSRKNTELDEFSYVISHDLQEPIRTLIAFSGFLKQDYADRLDDQAREFLNYLTEASTRMRTLIRDLLELSRAGQATSEFQPVSLEDVLATLRIDFAELIRSRNAEVRVLGTLPTVWGDRTRIGQLLGNLIGNGLKYNESCSPRVEVGVYVGPMPKREHRVTILIRDNGIGIDPQYHETIFQMFRRLHPRDRYEGTGAGLAICQKIARAHGGRLWVESHPGAGSTFFVDLPMVPASLNSGLPVSENNRSVSSPDSAIHVR